From the Lactuca sativa cultivar Salinas chromosome 9, Lsat_Salinas_v11, whole genome shotgun sequence genome, the window GTTGGGTGGTTTTCGAAAATCAAAACCTACTCGTGTTTTTCTTTATGAACCTGTGTTTTCTTCCAACAATTTATGGCTATTGAACTTTATTAGGATTTTGATATCATTTGGTTTCTTGTAGGTATTAATCAAATCTAGaaaatttcttattttcttattagACATCGAATAAAATTGATGGTTTGTTAGGAATGAAAATTGAGTAAAATCTGAATTTCGTCAAAAACCAAACATGAAGAAATAGAAATTAAACGAGCTGGGTTTGTAAGAAGATTTGTTGCTTTGGGCTGTGGGGTGAGGGTTAAGGTTTATATTAGTCAATATTTTAAAAACTGGTTTTTTaattgaaccggtatggtgaccggtttCTGGTTCGACCGGTAGGTAAAtcggtttctataattttcatttttttcctattttcctactcatatatacatacatatataaatcatgaatttgacgtttacaagttaaaacattaaaaatatacataaaaataagtaaTAGATCAAtcgaaatacattaaaataacatataacaataagttttaatattttatatcaATTCATATAcatcaaaaagaaaaataaaatataatatcgaaataaaatatagttttagatggatacaaacacatcaaaaaactttataacatttaccatatgtttttattttgaaaaaattaaatagttttgaaaaaaatcaccaaagtttattatgcaaaTAATTCTtgtccatatgtttttatttggtttaaccggttcaatcagtttttttttttttttttttttttttttttttttttttttttttttttctgaaaaccaGTGATAAATGAAACGCTCCCTCCCCTGGTTTCCGGTACAACCGGTTCGACCGACCGGTTTTTTTAACATTGAAATTAGTTtgtatttttaaataattataattgtAAAAATAAGTGTAAACATGTCATGGTTTAAAAGCCAAAACTTAACACCATTAAGAGCAGTGACCAAATGTGCAACTTTTAAATATATGAGGGATGATTTgagttaattttttaaaatagagACTGAACGTACATTTTGATATATACACATGAGACGATTGCATTTTGATATATACACATGAGACGATTGCCGTAATTTACCCTCAATAATATGACAATTACTCCATTTTATTCATTTTCTTCAaagttatataaaaatattttatatgtttagaaGGTTTGTGATAGTGGCTAAGGGTTTCCGATTTAATTTGAATTTTTACAAACGACTTCTATTCCAGATGATTTCGAGTTCTTGCATCGGAAACATCAACAACGAACGTttgattttgattgttttggttcTTGTTACCTGTATCTAATCCTTTTATCTTTGAAATCAAGTTCAAGAAACAAACACAAAATTTGATTGTTCTCAGATGATACTTATATATAACCGAACGACATAGAATTCAAACCCAAAAAAATTTCATCATCTTTCATCTTTAATTTAGGCTTACATGTATGGCTCATCAACACCACATAAAGGGTATATAACCCATTGCATGGGATATATTAGGTCATAATGACCaattttcaaatttcaatttATGCCTGCTACAGTGACAATacatactttttttttaattaccttgacatgcatggaccaacatcaATACCATAAACAGTTTGTAGTGATAGCAAGAGAAACATATCTGTTTCTACCAAAAGTAACATTTGAGTTAGTATGGAAATAACACGGAAACAAAGGTGGTGGAATTTTCATGAATAGATATTGGACCATACATATCAACCTATATATGGCTCCTTCTAACTTTGGTTATTGAATGCACGGCAATTCTAATCTTTATTTtacaaccaaaaaaaaaaaagatataaaattcacaattTGCCAAGTTTGAAAAGAGAGAttacaataatatattaaaaacactCGAAACTATAACTTAGGATGATCGATCATACCTATATATCTATTGACCATCTCtacatcacatataaacatacacATTCACACCACAACACATACCAGTAAACACGTAACTTGTTCAAGCATCACGTtattataatattaaaccataCATAGATTGCTTGACAGAAAGCTGCAGCCACTTTAATTATCCATGGCCGGCGGGGACacttcctccaccaccaccatgcCCTCCTCCATGAGCTCCACCACCACTAGACCCATAGCCATAACCAGACCCTCCGGCATGAGCTCCACCACTACCAGACCCATAGCCATAACCAGAGCCTGAACCACTCCCACTCCCACTACCAGAACCATAACCAAACCCGTAACCCTTACCAAACCCATTAGCAGACCGGCCTGACCCTGACCCGTAACCCCAACCGCTCCCAGGGCTTGACCCATAGCCCCAGCTATAGTCCCAGTTCGGACCATGGGCTGAACCAGAAGCCCCGGTTGGGTTCGAATTGGACACTTGGTTCACAAGGGTCTTTCTTCCACCTTTAGGATCGTATGCTAAAGTAGCACTAGACATGCCGATGAAGAGAACAATGACAGCGATATGATATGTTTTCAAGTGCATCTTGATCATAATTTCTAAAGTTTTTTTTTAGTGATTTATAAAATGTGGACTTTGTTGGATTATATAATGATGATCGGTGATGATTATGGTGCATGAGGGGGGTATTTTGTAACTTGACATACGGTGTTCATGAGTACCCGTGAATGGCTCTAAGATCCTCACTGTACACTTGTTGGAATCTTGAAGGTGGATGTGAGATAGGGAAAGTCATCTGCCACTTGTATTTTGCACCACCGGCCAGGCATCCCCCAACTATGGTAATAAAGTAATTTCATACAAAAAATCATATCCAAACAAAATTTAGGTCGacaattatatataaatatttcatAGATATGGTTTTTCAAAACACAATGATACAGAATAGCTATTAAATTGTTCATGTGTTGGTCTTTGTGGTTTTATTTTTTACGTGATTCATCTTTATGCAtataaaatgatttatatatatattttttatatattatttatttttttcaattaaaaaaattaaaaataaaagaacataatatgtctctccctctccctctctcccAAGCTTCACCACCTATCTCTGATAAACAAACACACACTAAAAACATCTATATGAAGACACGCACCACTCTCTGTTACCAGTGTTCGCCACCACCACATATGAATATCGGCACATACAATAGATCTGAAAATCCACACATACAACATGAAAATCAACACAGACACACACCAGTAAATCTCGAAATTTACAACGGTGGCAACTAGGGTTTGCATCAGTGACAGTTCATCGGAGAAGATAAGGTCGTAGGCTTTCAATGGTTTGATCTAGAAAGGAGTCGAGCTTCATGATGGTTCAATTTGAAGAGAACACAGTGGGTGAGCTTTAGTTATGGTTTGATGGAGAGAACACATGAATCAAGCTAGCGATTGGGGTTATAAGGTATAGATGGTGGTGGTTCTGGTAAATCCTTTGGGTCTCCGAAGAGGACAAGAGACAGAAGATTCTTATGGGGATAAGAGTATGGTTCCTACGGTAACAAGAGTGTGATTCTTCTGGGAATAAGAGTATGGTTCCCACTGGGACGAGAGTATGGTTCTTATGGGGACAATAATATAGTTccttcgaggacaaagagtatgacTCCTTCACGAATAAGATTATGTTCGAACAGGGAAATATATGATGATCCATTTTGGGATGTAGATAGATGATTCCTATGGAAATCCAGATTGTTTATGTTTAGAGAAGATAAAGAAAGGTTCTTTGAGAGGAACAATATAAAAGAGTTCTTTTGAGAACTTAGATGTAATCTACAAGGGATTAAAAGTATGGAATCTACGAGGGATTCAAAAGTAAGAAGAAAGAATAAGGATCTATGAGGGataataagagagagagagagagagagagagagagacaaagagaaagagaaagagaaatagAGGTAAGATCGGATGAGAGTATTAGAGTATGAGACGTGACCATTAGGTATAGATGAGAGCATAATGTTGAGACACTAGAGAAAGACTAGAGAATAGATAGAATAATGAACAGAGTAAGAGTTACAGCAGAGAAGAGACAAAGTTAAAGACGATAGAGATAGCGTATGAGCAGAGTATGAGAAGAGGCTAAGAGAAGAGTATGAGAAACAGAGTAGATGACAGAGAAAGAGATAGAAGAGATGAGTAGACAAGATAAATGAAAGAATAGAAAAGAATAATAATGTATGCTATTAGAAAAAGAGTTAGATGATGGAGTATGAAAAAGAGGAGGAAAGATAGACAAGAAAAGTTAGAAGAATAACTCACCATACACGTTGTATCTGATGATGCAGATGTTTATGTTTTACATGTTCAAGTAGTAGCAGTCGTGGTACTATAAGAGAAGACAAGAGCAAGAGGAATATATAGATAGTAAGATGTTATTTGTGTATTTCATTGTTGTTTCATTTATGTACTAGTTTTTTATTGTAAACTCATGATT encodes:
- the LOC111902131 gene encoding glycine-rich cell wall structural protein 2 is translated as MIKMHLKTYHIAVIVLFIGMSSATLAYDPKGGRKTLVNQVSNSNPTGASGSAHGPNWDYSWGYGSSPGSGWGYGSGSGRSANGFGKGYGFGYGSGSGSGSGSGSGYGYGSGSGGAHAGGSGYGYGSSGGGAHGGGHGGGGGSVPAGHG